The sequence ggtcccgtagttgatccaTGTAGTCTTCTAAATTAATTTTTTGACTGTCactattagggttaataaattcaccggtagtctcagagttgttctgAAAACAAGTTCCGCAGATGAACACTGTgagtcagttttgacagatgttcgtattcccaacataactaacggtaggaattctgtccactgattggggtggGAGTGAGATATAAgagcggtttttagctgacggtgaaaacgttctatcatcccattagcctgaggatgatatgcagtgcagcgtatcctattggagcctagaaatttagccaagttattaaatagttcagATTCCAATTGCTCTCCTCTAttcgtcgttattgttatgagCGTACCAAAAATGATTATACAGTTCTGCAACCTGATGAGAAAAAAATATACCAGACCCTGTTATTTTTTCAAATTCTCTAAAGCATTTGATATAATGCTGGCTTACAAAAATCATGGAAAGATAATGAAGCTTGTTTTGACTAACCCTTTTCAATTTGGGCTCCATTTAAAAGTAAATAGGGTGCACATGTACCGGAGGGTCTCGACATGAAGAGTTTCAAAGAGTTAACTCTTCCCGTTCTTCACAAACAACCTTCTAGATAAAATCAGTCCAACTGCATTAACTTTCTCAGACACGATGAGAATGTAGAGGTCAGTAGAATGTGATAAGTATTAAATCGGGCTTCAAAAGGAGTACATAACAATATAAATGTGGGCAGTACATATAGTATTAAATTTTAACCTGCCCAGATGTCCTGAAAATTCTGCTCAATAGGATACAGAAATCTCGCGTTCACCATGAAAACTATTCTCCAATTGTTTGCTCAGAACGCGGTCCAGACCCGGTAGCTACGAAGAGCTTGAACACCTGCTCAGATTGTTAGTGATGCAGCCAATGCAGATTCAACTCCTTACTTCGTGTGAAGACAACTAGATACAGTCACACGAGAAATATTTCCGACACTGCTTGAAACATACAGCCTCATATTATAGTATATATTGTTGTTGTGCTCACCTTCTTAAAGGTGGACGTAAATCTATCGGACAATGTATAGAGATGGGTAAATGAGTGCGTAAGCCTACTAAACAAATCTCACATAGAGACTCAAAAGTTGTTGTTTATTCTCCTTGTGCAATAGGAGACTAAGAATTGATCTGATAACATCTGTGTAGTATCACAGCGGAAAGTGTTCAATgtcattgactaaaacaacacgtacagtcatttaatgatgaatgtacatacagtgaaaaattggcaaaacaaatacaaataatattaaaaactatttacaaaataagcttgtcagtcatatctccacacATCGTTCAACCGAATAAGTATGCCAAATCACTCAAACACGAACACAATGCCAGGACATTAAAATCTCTAGGTAGTTCCCAAAAACTTGCACACCAAACAGCAAAAGTAAGGGCACGCTCTTACTTTTCATTAAGAGTTGCTCCCATTCGAAATGCTCTTCCGGCCGTAGTGTTCAGAACCTCTTCATCGGGTGGCTTCAAGATAAGACTTGACGAATACCTGACCAATCATGGATTGTCATCTCCTGCTTGGACTAACTGCAAATAATACATATTTCGCAACCTAATAAGTGCTATCATCACCATCACACGTTATTAACTTGCTCTTGCCTTGCTTATTTCCATCTCCGCTTCCATTTTTATCCAGTCTCGTCACTGTCTGGAGTGCTAACcagttaaattattcatttaccaCACTTGACATTCGAATTTTCACTTTGTTGTTATACACtgaaaccaaccaaccaacctccTGTCTGTTAACATGATAGTTTCTGTTATCCATAAACCTTGATGTCCTAAGAAAAACCCACTCACTTAGAATAcactgaagatggcacaggtattcagtgtttgacaacgcttttaccagcaacatcttctaatataattcgtacccatcaagagaaatcaaaagacagagtcgagaaGATCgaaagagtgtatttggcgataatcaatatatcggaattctctgatctaatctggctagcgattgcggtaggtGTTGAGCACGACGTTCCCACAAGTGATCTGGTGTTgatgcatgaccgagctccCTCAGCTAgttgagtccactaaaacatgtggtcagcatccaatgtcgaaaacttacggAGCTACTTATTtcgaggatttatttaccgctacaacacgATAGACAAACCCACAACTAACTACTAAACTTACCAGAAGTATTGAAGTCGATTTGATAGACTACTAGACATAAACGAATACCTGGAACAGTACAGAAGCAGCGAAAAATCCAATCATCGTTAATATATTGGATGTTGGATATACTAGATACTGTCACAGGTTTTTTGGACATTGAAATGTTGGCAATTTCAGTTTCTAAGGTGAACAAAAAGACAAATAGAGTATATATCTTATGTTTCAAGAAGTGACTCTAGTGCTTATCAGACATCAACAGACTAAATTAAGACACAAACACCAGAGACCAGTATTGGCGTACACGCATTCAAGCAATTCATATGCACAATGCCCTTTGTCGAACAGTTCACCCAAGGTCATGGGGGGGAAGCGCGGTCAGGCTTAAGGGTTGGTTGTCCATGTTCAGCAATTTAGAGTTTTAAATTTTCCATTTCTTCAGTACAATCAGACATGTTTTCGAAATCAAAAGATTACAAGAGGTCTGATAAACCTTGAGTTTTGTATTCAATTTCAATTAGGAAACGAGATGCTTTTCTGGCGGCTCTTATTAGGGCGAGCAGGTCATTTTCTTTGCTCATTCATTATAAAAGTCCTTTCACTGTTGAATTCCACAATCTTCCATGAATACTTTAGTATGAGCGAGTTTAGGAGATTTTTGGGAACATAAGATTGTCATCATTCTGTACGTGTATTATATAGGTTCCATTGTAATACTTTACGGAAAAAACAGTTAAGAGTATGGTCTTCAGATCATGTTAATAATCCGTTCTCATTTTGCAACGTAGTTTAAGCTCTCATTTTCTGTAAGTATGAAGTACATACCTACACACGTATAACGACACAATGATCTTAGTTCTCTTTTTTTATCACATTTTCCTTATTCAAGATATCTTAAGTTGGAAATTATTTGAATACGCTATCTAATAGACAACCTAAAGCTAATTTAAGACGTGGTAGTTTACCCCAGAGTTTCCTCATGGTTCACCGTTCTGTCAACAAATACACTCGAAAGAGATCATAGTCACACAACGAACTATATTGCCAGCATGACATAAGCTTGTAATAGGTCGTGTTTATATTTATTAGCTCCTCTAAAAAAGTTTCAAAAACAACGAGTCGTCGTTTTTAGGCTCTATTTGTTTTGGTCTACTCAAACAAGTTTGTCATGGGTTGAAATAATTACCCGCTCTAGGATCACTGCCGGTCCCAGGTACTGGTAAAGGAGGATTGAGCATGGGATTGGGGACCCATATGTTGTATAATGAACCGCTTATAAATACGCTAAACAGAAAAACTATAAACCATTTGAACTCTGTTCTCAGAGTTGAAGTGtttcccccaaatgccctggtacggtcgagagtggggagagtccgctctccctctcgaaatactctcacacggccacgcgtatacagcctctgccagggaagtcctactcattgccttctcgtggcgagggtgttgtttacaaaattgagaggatgaaaagcgaatgtctggcgctttaactggatctcaaaccaatggtgcacatgggctccagtatcctgcgggaacaaatggcgtatgaaccaatcgttcagtcagtcagtaacaacgtagaacttcgtacgtacgtacatcagttcgagttgccataccacattagcacagagatgcagttgtcgattcaaatcccgtagtggtagaggtaataagagtataagcagtaatcgggaaaattagtgtttagagatgttattcaaagagtataatacagtgaaataaatttgggaagagaaaaaaaagagacaaggaggaataaggagatcaaaatttgggagaacacaaagagtgtatgcacctgcgccattgcaaacgattttgagccatgtcattcagggtctctaaccatcggttgctatcatctcgcggtcccccaccaggtagtctacacctaccgacatgaccaatcgttggtcaccggccaccatgggactgcatctccttatgatgctccactgccttgtgggttagacctttaggtcgaaggctcggggtgtggccccctaagataaccacctgcttcgatctgggcacccgggcagtatcgcagtcCACACGCggatgatgaactctctatatctatggaaactacttttctcgcttcgaataacaatcaagtgattcaaatgattatcactattattatattattattattattattattattattattattatttaccacattattcatcctcctttatacttatacagcggcttgtctttggtggaaattccactgtatctaaacgttctcgagtcactgtccggttgaaaattgtatgttaccactgaatatgagtactgtagcagtttttctgaaaccacgtgcaccattcaaactggctgccttcaatgtccacacacttatgcaggttggacaacagatagggctggctatgtctttagaaagtcttaatatcgatgtctgctgtctatccgagacccgtattcaagactctggtgaagtactacaaattcgctctccatctgtcgcttcgaaaagcttgttttacgtgcgcttatccggggaccctctagcatcttcgtctggtctcgcTAACGTTGGTggcgcactaagcgctagagctgaggcagcactaatcgattggatccccattaacagtcggttatgtgctgttagattagaaagttccatcaaagtgagaagaaatcggcatgagaaacgatgtcttttcgtcatctccgcctatgccccgacagattgcagcccggatgcaatcaagggtgagttttaccaccagttatctgttgttctccagaaagtgcgttcgacagatattgtagtactagccggagacttgaatgctcaggtcaggcgtctaggcacagaagagagtcgtttaggtggccgatggggactcgttggtcgcaggtcagataacggggaccgtctactgcaactgtgcacagaccacaatctgtttctggctagcactaactttcggtaCAGTCATCGCCGACGTTCCACCAGGCGTCCTCCATCTGCGTcacaagcctggactcagattgatcacatcgcgatcagctaccactggcgtggttgcgtacaagactgccgctccttttggagtacctatctggactctgaccatgctttgatctgcgccaatcttaccttacttttcagtggacaacgaagtgaccgccaccaacggattgatgttagcaagctggttgcaacttcttttgctagtaagtatcgaaccgagctagtttctaggctagctaccattccaccgaaaagtatagatgagcattggttgcaatcgcatgacgccatgaaaatggcgggtacagtcagttgtgggtttgcgaaacgtcccgcttataagcactgggtttcttcaggctccttacaactcattgaagcccatcggtctactccgggtgaccgtgagtttgaccacaaacgaaggatgttacgtaagggaattgggcaaagcttgcgtaaggaccgagaagcctggtggtcgaagcgtgctaatgagttggaagcagcagctgcatctggtaactaccggaagctcttccaactcatctgagccactggcagcaagaagtctggtgtgagcgaaacaatctgcgaggatgatgggatgccaatcactaacatccatcgacgtcttggacgatgggcagaatttttgaagggcagttcaactggcctgctgctccggcaacatcagtcagactgtcctgccctccatggccggtgacgactgatccaccaaatgaggaggaagtccgcaaggaactccaactcttgaagcatCACAAATCAtcgggcccagatgacttacctccggctcttttttaggatggtggtgactttctgattaaggaattgacgacgttgtttacaaaggtctgggaccTAGAGactgtaccaacgtcatggaatgagtcgatagttgtccctatctttaaaaagggttcacgtcgttcctgcaacaactatcggggataagtctacttccgattgcgtccaagctattggcttccgtcatacttcgtaggttgttcaaaacgtgagaaagattgactcgcgaggagcagactgggtttcgttctggtcgaggatgtattgatcatatcttcaccctcctccaagtgttagaacaccgccatacttatcaaaggccaacaatcgtagtgtttcttgacatcagagctgccttcgattcgttagataggactgttctctgggattgtctattgaagaagagtgtgtctgagaagtttattaacatcctaaaagccctatatacaaacacctcaggcagagtgagggcatacaaccacctctctccattgttcgattcgagcagtggggttaggcagggttgcccaatctcaccattcctcttcaactttgccatcgatgacattctggaaacagctctgatgaatgtaagtaatagtggtgtggatctgttgcctggagaaagacttctcgaccttgagtatgcggatgacaTTGTCTTACTGTACGATAATGCAcgagccatgcaatccgcacttaatcagttggcaatcagtgtccgtaggtatggtatgtgctttgcaccttcgaagtgcaaagtacttctacaagactggcaggattctaatcctgtactcaccctagatggtgagcagatagaagtagtcgagaagttcgtgtatctaggtagctgcataagtgttggtggtggcgtgagtgttgagatcaatgcacgtatagtgaaaggcagagcggcttatgccaatctgcgccacctttggcgccttcgtgatgtcagtctgactgtaaaaggtcggatctacaacgcgtcggtgagagtagttttgctctatgcttgtgaaacctggtctctccgagttgaggacgttagacgactctctgtgttcgattatcgttgtctccgaaggattgctgaaattcagtggcaacaccatgtcagtaatgcagaggttcggcatcgtgtgttcggtcacagagacgataatgcaattggtgtcaccatcttgaaacaccaacttcggtggcttggacatgttctacgaatgtcgtcccagagaattccacgtcgtgcattatttgccgactctgggactggttggaaaaagcggaggtggtcagtgtatgacatggtgtcgttaTATGAAAGAatgctgcaaaggactggcttgtgtcggtccttcacgactccctggttggggtcctagagatggtgcaacacagtggctagagacgttatcagatatggcccagaatagaagccagtggcgatcctgctgtgaccttcttttactttcttcataaaaagcggttgtgtctcccttaactgaaagttttcttctgattgtacctttcctttcccttattattactattattattactacactaccttacaccaacctcttcgttattgttctctttttttcacgctccttacctttttttctttctcttcggattctcattgttttgtgtggcgcatatatattggcgctctcttgtaccaatacttatgtgttcaaataaataaataaataatatataaggGTTATGACGCCCCATAGTTAAAGTCAGGACCGTTCAGCATAAAATGTAGTGGACACCTATGTCTAAGTACAAATGTATGCAAACAGTGGAAGGGCatgatatactacttatattattgCGTGCAAACAACTCCGGACATAAATTTGATAGGAAATATGTCAGAAATCTAGATCTGAGAAATCCGAAAAATATCAGAGAATTTGTATAACCTTGACACTCAGGTCGTTCTGCAATCAACAGACATTTCTATGAATTCGACCTATTAATCTGTTTGGAAAGAGCCAACCATTCACTCGGTCATTAGTGGACTGAAAAAAGGAGCTAACAGGAAATGGACGCATAAAGATGAAGACCGTGATGATAACCAGAACAGACAGACACAATACTTGTGAAATAATGGAAAtgctcatttttatttaaagtaGGCACTGATGATATCCGAAACGAGGACTTAGTCTGCTTCTAGGCTGTCCAGCTTATCGGATTGAAAGTTGCCAAAAGCACTCACCTGAAGTATGTCTTATTCATTTCGTGGAATCATTTTGTGGCGTGATTTTGTTATCCTATCAGTAATCCTGATTGTGCTCGTGGTTGTCACTCGTCTAGTAATCATAGTTCGATTTGCTGTCCTAAAAATCGAAACAATCAGAATAATACCAAATTACTAAAATAAAGCTAAACCATCTCTACCTTAAATAACTCAATAATACCAAAAGTTAATCTAGTTCTCAAGTATGCTAACCTCCTACGTAAGCTAGATATGTACAAATCATTTATAATTTTTGTGCGAAATACTTTTCATTTTCTAAATAGATTCAGGTATCGAAATTATCTTGTTTTCTGTAGACAATGGCAACAAGTAAAGTCTATTTTCGACGAAACAGACCTGGTACTAAAGCTGAGGTACGACCCATCCTAATAATTTCTTCACCGTAACCTTTAAGGAGTGGTGTAATTGGCCCGATGAACCGTTCGAAGATATGGAAAGTACATTAGCTGTTCAGCAGGTATTTCCTCATTTTCTAGTAAAATCTTACATTTATAGTACATACAGCAAACAATAAGACGTGATTTTAACAATGTGGATGAGATTTTAACTGCTCCAGAGGGTCAAGATGAAGTAGTCTGGAAGTACGAACATTTGAGACAATTCTGTATGGAATTAAATGGATTAGCTGTTTGTTTGCAAGAGCAATGTACCCCAAAAACATGTCCTCAAATGACTGCTACTGAACAATGGATATTTTTGTGTGCAGCACATAAAACTCCTAAAGAGGTATTAATTTTTCCATGTGAACTTCAATTCCGATACcaataagtttttttaaaattatatttgctAATCAAATTTTGTAGTACATTTTACCCTAGGTTTATAGCGCACTGTTTACAACTTATATCATACAGCATGATTCAGTTCATTTAAATGATTGTTGCGAACGGATAAGTGTTTATTATCTATTTGACAACTTGTGTTTATCAGatgacatttttaaaataatatttaaactattggttgttttttatttgtttttgatagtGTCCAGCTGTTGATTATACACGACATACGCTTGATGGAGCTGCTTGCCTGTTGAATAGCAGTAAATACTTCCCTAGTCGGTAATTAACTTATAGTGCTTATCTTTTTTTAACCGTTATAGAGTAAGCATCAAAGTTACGTCAGTCAATCGTCTTGATTCTGTTTGCCGTCGTGTTTATAGAATATTCTCTCATGCTTATTATCATCATCGAGAGATATTTGATTCTTTTGAAGTAAGTAAACCTTATCTCGTTAATTTATTGCACACTGATTTGTGTGTTTTTTATAATTAATCGTTTTACACTGAGATCACAAAACACTACTGAGTAATAACTCATATTTCCGATTTTTAATTATCTCACATCTAGTTAGATCTCTTCTAGTGCTAGAAATTTACTTGGAATGTTGATTAGCAGCTTGGTTATTATAGGGCtagaattttaattttaacagATTGTATGGGTAACATTGTTCTTAATAAGTAATTAACATTTCCGTATGACCTGTTCACTTGCACCAGCCTATTTATTTTAAGCCACTGACTTGACAACTCTGTTATGAAAGGCCTAATGAGATGATAAACGCCTAGTTAATCCTTTCTCATCAAGTTGGGATTCGTACCCTCTATTTTCAGTGGTCAGTAGTCATATTTCTGAATTATTTGTgtagtttgtttgtatataacgAAGCATCAATTTTCCTTTTGCTTATGGATTCACCTTGTTGAATCATGTCAAGAACCACCGATCCCAAGCAATAGCATTTTTGTGATTGTTTAACATTtgtaaagtcatttgaaaactgaAGTTTTGTCCACCCTTGTTTAACACAAGATAATGCAGCAACATCCATAATGAACGACGTGCAGAACTGTGACATCTCGTGACGAGCACTCCTAGTAAACAACTAGTTCCAAACGTATTGTTTGATTCAATTGTACGATGTGCACCCATAAAAATTAGACTGATAGGTTAGTACTTTAACAACTTTAATATCCTTTGtcgtgttttatttatttaaatacataaatattaataCAAGGAGGCgctaaatacatatgcgccacataaaccattcgatttgtgtgagggctgagattCTGCCCGAGTGCCAAAACCAAAACAAGTGGTTTTCCTGAGGGTTCACACCACGAACCTTTGGCCTAAaagtctgatctacaaggcagtggggcgacgtcaggagatgcagtcccatatagccggtgaccaacaataggttcatacgccatttgttccctcgaAATCCTGAAGCCcttgtgcaccactggtttggaatcagggttttccaactcctctaggtggatcctccgtatccaccaacccgattaaagcgttggacattcgcttttcgttctctcaatttcgtaaacaacacccttggTATGAGAaagcagtgattaggacttccctggtagtggttgtatccATGTGGCCATGTAAGGGCATTTGGAGGCCCTTTGTTGTTTAGTGATTGTTTGTGATTAATGGTGAATTACATTATAAAATGTTTCATACATTTTAATTTGAGAGTTTTCTGGTtctcttttattatttaatcagGAATCAACTGCATTATGTCGAAGGTTTACAACATTTGTGTTAAAATACAATCTTATGAGTAAAGATAACCTGATTGTACCTATTGCCGGTGCTGTAGATGGGGCTGTAATCGAGGCTCAAATATAAGTTCATAATGTTTATGTTtaatatacattattattatcttttacAATTTAGGCCTAACTTTCCTTTAATCATATGAAAAAAAAACCATGCCTAACTTCATTCATAAATAacaagttttttttttgtttcctaCCTGTATTATTGTACAAATATGGTAACATTCTCTTCtatcataataaaaaaattatttcagaaaatcaagttgttttatttataatgtttgttttgttgATTTACTTATACCTTTTATAGTTTAAAAAATCCATATATCTTTTTTTATCTTTAAGTAACAAATATTAAACTAATGTTAATTAAacaaagacggatagtggccagtaatggaatccaggacgcgcgtttcgtcctgtttgggacttgtcagctgggtgagactgatcaattacagtttatttatttattttaacacatagatattggtacaaggaggcactaaatagatatgcgccacacaaaactcatttgatatgtgccatttgttccctcaggatcctggggCTCATGTCCACGATTGGtatggaatgagggttttccaacactcctaggtggactctccgtgtccaccaacccggttaaagtgccagacattcgcttttcgtcctctcaatttcgtaaacaatacccgtAGTGcaggaaggcagtgagtaggacttccctggtagaggctatatacgcgtagccatctgagagcatttggagagggagagctgattctccctactctcggcggtaccaggacatttgggggtgatcaattacagtcttaaataacaatgggaagatacaagtaaaaaaaaCAAGTGAATGTTAATTACATTTTGCCTTATGTtaacaactgaataataatgaagTGACTTAATTAGAGATTAAAATTTTAAACCATCAGCCAATAAGGTTGAAATTTCTATATTTCAAGTTTTAATTTATCCCACTACATTGTCTAAATAATcgtattaaataatttattcattttgacaCTGAGGGGGGTAAGACAAAATTCTTCAACCTTTTTCTCATTGTATTTTTAAGTTGTGTAAAAAATCTAGAAGAACATCTTATTTTTTACTGAAGAAATAGAACTATCCCGCTCACCTATGAAACGGAATTGAGCTATATCGCTCGGATTATAAAGTTTTAGCCTGGATGGTGTTTGGTTCTCATGGAAACGGGGTTGAGCCGTACTTTTTGGGCTACAAATTTTAATCTTGGAAGGTGTCCAACTCTCCTGTTAAACAGGACTgtgctgtactgtttgggttgtcacgagaaagtctggatggtgtctagttctcctgaaaaccGATGTAAAATTATCTTGATATTTattggggtgtggccccctaagaaaaccacctgtttcggtttgggcacccaggtaCTATCCCATCCCTCACATgagtcgaatgatttatgtggagcatatctgtttggtgcctccttgtatcagtgtttatgtgtctaaataataataataataataataataataataataataataataataataataataataataatatcattcaaTTCAGTCGAACTGCATCCTCCACACTCTTCCTTTGGCAATGACATCAAATGTAGTGAATGAGGAACTCAGGTGGAGAAAACTAGTTTATTGTTTAGTGCAAAATCACAAAGTGCCTTGgtgaaatatgaaaaccatacattaaatacatcgcTTGTACATCCTCCACCAGTTATCTCTTACAAACTTCGTCATACCTTCATTTCTGTTGTTACTTTGGTCGCTTTCGGttctctttctttttatttcaatttccTCAGTCTTCTGCTCACAGGCATTTCCCTTCCAACtttttttttactatttatatctgccAACATAAATAGCATATACCACACTCATCCTCTTTAAATTTTCACTCCTGCGGTCCTACCCGCCGTCACACTCTCCTTTGCCGCAGTCTCTGCCACTATCGCTAggtttaaatattttatgaaaaactTATAGAATACTGATGTATTTAAGTGGTTTTAACTTGGTGAAGTAGCATACTATTCATAATCAAGTGAAACATATCAATTGAGAATGGGCAATGGATTTAACAATAGTGCACGAGATTAGAGGTAAAAACGAATGATAATTTGTAATATCTTATTGCaagataaacaataaatagaaCTATCCAACAGGGATAAATTCTGCATAATCTCACGTAATGTTTTAACTCATCTATCAATATCGCACCAAGGAAAATGAGCGATAAACTTACACCCAGTTCATAGGAGACAGTAGTTTCATAGGATAATGACATTTCAACACTGTCTGTTCTGTTAGCTAGATCGTCTAAttatggagctttcattgttttgaACAACATTAGCCCATACTTCATGCATATATGAGCCTTCCAGTCAAATCAGTTCGT comes from Schistosoma haematobium chromosome 3, whole genome shotgun sequence and encodes:
- the MOB4 gene encoding MOB member 4, phocein, variant 2 (EggNog:ENOG410V4X0~COG:D~BUSCO:EOG091G0IDP) produces the protein MATSKVYFRRNRPGTKAEEWCNWPDEPFEDMESTLAVQQYIQQTIRRDFNNVDEILTAPEGQDEVVWKYEHLRQFCMELNGLAVCLQEQCTPKTCPQMTATEQWIFLCAAHKTPKECPAVDYTRHTLDGAACLLNSSKYFPSRVSIKVTSVNRLDSVCRRVYRIFSHAYYHHREIFDSFEESTALCRRFTTFVLKYNLMSKDNLIVPIAGAVDGAVIEAQI